DNA sequence from the Dehalococcoidia bacterium genome:
GGTAGCACACGCGGCAGCGATTTGCCCCCCTTCGCCCGTATCGAACGGAGCCGTTTGGAGAGCAACCTCCTGCGTTCACAAACCCTTTACACAATTCTCCTCAAGAGCGGGGAGGATTTCCGCCTGGCTGCTGCCCGCTACGGAAGCCCCCTAACAATATCCGCCGTGGCCCAGATGCCGCGCTCCCCCGTCCGGCCCAATGTCCCGCTCAATACCCTCCTGGGATTCCTGGTGGGCCTGATGGGAAGCGTTCTCGTGGCCGGGGCCGTGGAGTACCTTGAGGACACGGTGGATGGCCCGGAAGAAATTGAGAAGATCACGCGAGCACCAATCATGGGAGATATCGGTGAGCTGGCTCCCTCTAAAGGAAACAGCGGCTACGAGCTTATAGCTCTCGACACGAAGGCGCAGGCTGCGGAGGGCTTTCGAAGTCTGCGGACCAATGTGGACTTCGCCATGGGCGAACGCCCACGCTACTCCTTCCTTGTGACGAGTTCACTGCCATTGGAAGGGAAGACCTTTATTGCTTCCAACCTGGCAATCGTCATAGCCCAGGCGGGCAAGAGCGTCATCCTGGTGGATGGAAACCTGCGCCATCCTAACGTGCATAGAGCATTTAACGCTTCTCGGGATGTAGGCCTGACGACGGTCTTGATGGGAAAGGCAAGCCTGCAAGACGTATTGCGGCCCACCGAGGTCCCGGGGCTGCGACTCGTTCTCACGGGCCCTCTACCACCAAACCCGTCCGAGATACTGGACTCGGAGCGCACGCGCCGAGCGCTGGCAGAGCTCAAGCAGATGGCCGATGTCGTCATCCTGGACAGTCCCTCCCTGCTTCCTGTCACAGACCCGACGGTGCTCGCAGGCATGGTGGACGGCGTCCTGCTGATTGTAGATAGCACATCCGCCAAGCGAACAGCTCTGTCCCATGCATGTGAGGACCTGGCGAGGGTAAATGGGCGGCTGATAGGCGTTGTAGTCAACAGGATCAGCCCGCAAGGGGGCTATGGTCACTACGGGCGATATCGGTATTACTACAGGTATTACTACCGCTACTCCGACGGCGCCGACGGTCGCCAGCACCAGACCCGTCGCGACGGCCTTTTTGCGAACACCCTGGGGCGACTCCTCGCGCCTCGTCGGCACAAACGAAAAGGCCATTGATGGTCCCGCAAGTTCAAGACCGTTGCCCTCTCTTCGCCAGACCTTCTGACGAGGCTTCATAGTGCACTCTCCCTCTCGCACACACCACGAGCAGGGCTTTGTCAGCCCCTATCTGAAGACAGGCCTGCTCGTTCTTCTGGGATTGGCCGCGGTGTACCTGCTGGCGCATGCCGTGACGGTCCTGGCGGCGGGCATCACCATCGGCACGATAGTCCGCGAGACCATTCCGCCAGTCCTGGTTGCGGCGGCGTTTCTGCTGGTGTGGGCTGCGGACATACGCGGCGTGACGCAAGGGCTGACACCCAAGAGGCTCGGGATAGGCGAAATAGTTTCCATACTTGCCCTGGCGGTTCTCGTGGGCTTTTTTATCGTGAGTCTCGCGTCGTCCTACTCCGTGACTTATCTCCTGGTCATTGGACTGGCCATCGTCGGCGTCGTCACCTCCGTCATACTGGCCCTGACGTCCGATGGGCCCAGGCCTGTCGTCGTCTTTCTGTTGGCGTATCCCCTGATAGCCTATCTGGAGAGCGAATTCAACTTCCGGGAAGCACTTGCCCAAGTCCTCACCGTGGGGCCCTTTACCTACACACCGTCTCTCGCATTCATATGGATCCTGACTCTGGCGGTGCTCCTGCGCAAGCTCGCGACAAGGCAGGCCCTGACGCGCACGCGCCTGGACCTGTTCATTTTGGCATGGCTGTTCGTGCTATTCCTGTCGTCCCTTAACTCCCGGCTACCCCTGGAAAGCCTCCAGGAACTGCTCAACGATGCCACCATGCCGCTGTTGTTCTTCGTCATTGTCAATCGTACTCACACGCGTCACGACGTTGTTACTTTATGCCTGGCCCTTCTCATCGCCTCCTTCGTTCGGCTCGCGATCCTGTTGTACTTCTACCTCCTTTTGTTGCAGCGCGATGTCTCCTTTGGTGTCGGGGCCAGCATCTTCAAACTCGGTGTACACATGGGCGTATTGGGATGGATAGCATCAACTATCCTGCCGCTGTCTCTTGTCTTTGTGGCTTACTCGCCGCGTTTCAGAGCAAAGCTTGCCCTCCTGGGCCTCGCGGCCTTCAGCGTCGTGGTGATTCTCGTTATACGCATCCGCTCGGCGGTCATCGCCAGCTTCCTTCCGGCCGTCCTTTTGATGATCCAAGTCCGTGCGAAGGCAGCCTGGTACTTCGCGGGGGCAATGGTTCTGACGGCGGTACTGGTACTGGCCGTCGGCACCGAACCACTGTGGCTCGACCGCTTTCAATCGTGGACATCCTTACAAGCAATAGAGACGGAGCAGGCCCAGCGTCTCGACCTGTGGCAGGCCGCGGTCCGTATGACCCTGGACCACCCGCTTCTGGGCGTTGGCCTGCGCATGTTCGAAGAGGTCTCTCCTCAGTATTTGCACACGGATTGGTCAGCCGAGGGTCGCGGCAGCTCTTATGCCCACGAAGTGCTCCTTCACTACGCCTCCGCAGGCGGCTTGGGGGCTTTGGCGGCGGTTCTGGGCCTGCACATTGTCGCCCTCCGGACGGCCTGGATCATCGGAAGGAAGAACGCTGATCCGCAACTCAGGGCGCTGGCGCTGGGGCTTTCCTGGGCTGTCACAAGCATGTTGCTGAGCGGGCTGATCGGAGGCACGGGGTTCGCATCAGGTAACGCCCCGGACCGCCCCATGGGACAAACAGACCAGGGGATCTTTTTTTGGGTTGTGGTGGGCCTAGTATTTGTCATGGCAGCACTTACTTCGGAGCGAGTGAGCGCCAGCGAGCATCAAGTATAATGCTGGGCGATGGACTTCGACCTCAAGAGCATCGGGTCACAGGAACTCGCGTTCCCCGCATCCACGGCAGCCGCCGGAGCAGCGGGACGCTGATGTCACGACGCCCGCTGTCCTCCTACGCCCAGCCATGAGCACACGCCTTCGCATTTGCTACATAGGCTGGAGCGACTATCCCCACCTTCTGCGCTGGGCCAAGTGGTTCGCGGCCAGAGGCCACGATGTGCACGTCCTGGCAGGTTATCCAATCTCTGCCCAAGGCATCACCATGCACGACATTATGCCCGCGCCATCGGGACTTCCCCGGTGGAGACGGTACCTTCGCGGAGAGGTCAATATCAGCGCGGCGTACTGGCTCCGGACGGTGCTGCGCGTGCGGAGCCTGGTCAAAGAGATCAGTCCGGATATCCTCCACTCGCACTCGCTCTACTATCCCGGCTACATGGGCGCCCTGACAGGCTTTCAGCCCTACGCCATCACCGCGTGGAGCTACGACGACGCCACACTTGGCTATGCGCCGCACGCGGCGACCCGCCCCCTGCGCCGCCTCTTCGCGCGGTGCGCTCTGGGCCGCGCCCGTCTGATCACCGGCATCTCGAACGACCTGGTGCGCGAGATGGTACGCGCGGGCGCCCCGTCAGACAGGATCATACAGTTCAACTGGGGCGTCGACCTGCAAAGGTTCAACCTCACCCAGTCCCGTGCGGACGCCCGCCGCAAACTGGGGCTGCTGGAGAACGCCCCCGTCGTCCTCTCCGTCCGCAACATGGGCGACCCGTGCAACGTGGAGACCCTCGTCCAGGCCATTCCAGACGTACTCCGCCGCGCGCCGCGAACGCACTTTGTCTTTACCTGGAACTACGCCCAGCCTGACCGCCTTCAGTGGGTCCAGGACCGTGTGCGGGAATATGGCGCTCAGGAGAATGTCCGACTGGTGGGTCGCGTGCCGCACGAAGAGCTTGCCACGTACTATCAGGCGGCAGACGTGTTCGTTTCCCTGGCGACGTGGGACTCCGGACCGATCTCGATGGTGGAGGCGATGGCGTGCGGCGCCGTGCCGGTCATGGGCGCGCTGCCCAGCGTCAGAGAGTGGATAACGGACGGCGAGAACGGCTATCTGGTCTCCCAGACCAACGCGGCCCAGGTGGCCGGGACGATTGTGAACGTGCTGGAGCATCCGAAGAAGCACCAGGAAATCGCCTGCGCGAACTGGCGTATTATTCAGGAACGCGCTGATTTCAACGAGCGCATGATGTTCATGGAACAGCGGTATAGAAAGCTGTTAGACTAGCCACAGGTCCGAAATAATGGCGAACGGAGGCTCAATAGGGGAAAACCCACTCACCTCCTTGGAAGAATTCATCCCGACCCACCGCGCTGCGCCGTCCATGTATGGCTTCCTGCGACACACGAGTTCGCCGTGATCTGCTGAAATCCGTGATGGAGACATCCAGGAAAGAGGCCAACACCCACTGATGAACACCAAGCAACAGCGCATCTTCTTCGTGCTCCCGCACGCCAACCTGAGAGGCGGCAACAAGATCGTGTTCGAAGTCGCTGATGGGCTCACCGACCACGGCTACTCTATCACGATCCTCACTCCAACCGGCCACCCTCCCGCCTGGATGAACGTAAAAACCCCCTTTGGGTCGTGGGACCACTGGCGAAAACGTATCACGGACGACGACATAGCGATCATGACCTGGGACTATGACGCGGACTACCTCATGGACATTCGCGGCTACAAGGGCTACTACGTCCAGCACTTCATGCACTTCATCGAGGACATCTTCAAGCTGCCGCTGGACTTCTTTGTCAGCGAGTCCTCCTACATCCAGAAGCACACGCTGGAGACTTATGGCGTGCGCTCGCACCTAATCATGCCTGGCATCGCCCACACGGTTTTTCAACCCTATCCGGATGTCCCGCGGATTGGCAACCGGGTGATGACCCTCGGCTGGGGCGGCTGGAAGGGCACGGAGGACGTTGAGAAGGCCATCGAGCTAGTGCGCGCCCAAGGCCAGCCCGTGGACTTCACGTCCGTGCATGACCTTTCATCGGAGGAGATGGCCCGCGCGTACTGCTCCTCCGCCGTGTACGTCTCCGGGTCCTGGTACGAGGGCTTCGGCCTGCCACTGCTGGAGGCCATGGCCTGCGGCTGCCCCGTCGCCACCACCGATAGCAAAGGCATCGACGACTTCGCCATTGACGGCGAGACCTGCCTCAAGGTGCCGCCACGCGACCCGGAAGCCATGGCTGCGGCTGTCCTGCACCTCCTGCGGGACCCCGGCCTGCGCCGACGGCTGGCCGCCAACGGGCTTGCCATGGCGCAGCGATTCGGATGGGAGCGCAGCATAGACGCGTGGGAGGAGCTGCTGGGCCTGCGCTCTGGCCGTCCGCATTTCCTGGAGGCGGGCGACTATGAGAGGCTTGCCGCGCCCTCGCCGGAAACCCGGCAGGTCATACGCCGCGTCCGCCAGACCTGCGCCCGGCGCCGACGTGAGGAGCGCCTTGCCCGCATCAAAAGCGCGCTGCGCCGCGTCCT
Encoded proteins:
- a CDS encoding polysaccharide biosynthesis tyrosine autokinase, giving the protein MELNRLLKIIYKRLWLIAVGTLLVTGFTYWLSAITPPVFATSATLFVEQPVDPRADSLGSIAASQQVARSYVLLVTQPAVMQQVISELGLRMSVSQLSSKVSANQIQTSQLIQVTAEDSNPALAQALANKTAEVFAQQVTKTVQTKFDDAKKDLDLQIASLAKDIDQTQASLAALGDSGSTRGSDLPPFARIERSRLESNLLRSQTLYTILLKSGEDFRLAAARYGSPLTISAVAQMPRSPVRPNVPLNTLLGFLVGLMGSVLVAGAVEYLEDTVDGPEEIEKITRAPIMGDIGELAPSKGNSGYELIALDTKAQAAEGFRSLRTNVDFAMGERPRYSFLVTSSLPLEGKTFIASNLAIVIAQAGKSVILVDGNLRHPNVHRAFNASRDVGLTTVLMGKASLQDVLRPTEVPGLRLVLTGPLPPNPSEILDSERTRRALAELKQMADVVILDSPSLLPVTDPTVLAGMVDGVLLIVDSTSAKRTALSHACEDLARVNGRLIGVVVNRISPQGGYGHYGRYRYYYRYYYRYSDGADGRQHQTRRDGLFANTLGRLLAPRRHKRKGH
- a CDS encoding O-antigen ligase family protein is translated as MYLLAHAVTVLAAGITIGTIVRETIPPVLVAAAFLLVWAADIRGVTQGLTPKRLGIGEIVSILALAVLVGFFIVSLASSYSVTYLLVIGLAIVGVVTSVILALTSDGPRPVVVFLLAYPLIAYLESEFNFREALAQVLTVGPFTYTPSLAFIWILTLAVLLRKLATRQALTRTRLDLFILAWLFVLFLSSLNSRLPLESLQELLNDATMPLLFFVIVNRTHTRHDVVTLCLALLIASFVRLAILLYFYLLLLQRDVSFGVGASIFKLGVHMGVLGWIASTILPLSLVFVAYSPRFRAKLALLGLAAFSVVVILVIRIRSAVIASFLPAVLLMIQVRAKAAWYFAGAMVLTAVLVLAVGTEPLWLDRFQSWTSLQAIETEQAQRLDLWQAAVRMTLDHPLLGVGLRMFEEVSPQYLHTDWSAEGRGSSYAHEVLLHYASAGGLGALAAVLGLHIVALRTAWIIGRKNADPQLRALALGLSWAVTSMLLSGLIGGTGFASGNAPDRPMGQTDQGIFFWVVVGLVFVMAALTSERVSASEHQV
- a CDS encoding glycosyltransferase family 4 protein is translated as MSTRLRICYIGWSDYPHLLRWAKWFAARGHDVHVLAGYPISAQGITMHDIMPAPSGLPRWRRYLRGEVNISAAYWLRTVLRVRSLVKEISPDILHSHSLYYPGYMGALTGFQPYAITAWSYDDATLGYAPHAATRPLRRLFARCALGRARLITGISNDLVREMVRAGAPSDRIIQFNWGVDLQRFNLTQSRADARRKLGLLENAPVVLSVRNMGDPCNVETLVQAIPDVLRRAPRTHFVFTWNYAQPDRLQWVQDRVREYGAQENVRLVGRVPHEELATYYQAADVFVSLATWDSGPISMVEAMACGAVPVMGALPSVREWITDGENGYLVSQTNAAQVAGTIVNVLEHPKKHQEIACANWRIIQERADFNERMMFMEQRYRKLLD
- a CDS encoding glycosyltransferase family 4 protein; protein product: MNTKQQRIFFVLPHANLRGGNKIVFEVADGLTDHGYSITILTPTGHPPAWMNVKTPFGSWDHWRKRITDDDIAIMTWDYDADYLMDIRGYKGYYVQHFMHFIEDIFKLPLDFFVSESSYIQKHTLETYGVRSHLIMPGIAHTVFQPYPDVPRIGNRVMTLGWGGWKGTEDVEKAIELVRAQGQPVDFTSVHDLSSEEMARAYCSSAVYVSGSWYEGFGLPLLEAMACGCPVATTDSKGIDDFAIDGETCLKVPPRDPEAMAAAVLHLLRDPGLRRRLAANGLAMAQRFGWERSIDAWEELLGLRSGRPHFLEAGDYERLAAPSPETRQVIRRVRQTCARRRREERLARIKSALRRVLPFR